From Flectobacillus major DSM 103, one genomic window encodes:
- a CDS encoding hybrid sensor histidine kinase/response regulator transcription factor — translation MRIFLVIILLVSYSTIAQLSESHRVLHYNLKEGLSFGVVNSIVQDNQGFMWFATDDGLNRFDGITFKIFKFDSENPFSIQGNYIQSIYKDTDGILWITSRKGLVRFDASHERFITSKLSKEEQSDNDISGIYEGKNGYLWLTSSTKGLFKYHKKTNAVVNYRQSSLQGLSSNTLLTTYEDSSGLLWVGTHSKGINVFSTKNNKLVLTQPIGAEKLSNNRINCIYEDHFHNIWLATSNGLYFYQRTENKLILIHPSATTQLKSRVFLSLLENKNQQLLVGIQDGGLYQIDIQSRYNDTPKVPFRAVKGNNGQSFTQRSVQALYADKDKNVWVGTYGEGVYMLDNSQERFFKFQQKIMAYNTESDVRYYGMTIDNTGLLWLGTDGDGIFQTTSNGEVKKHYKADGKKGSLTDNAILSAFKDSHNNLWFGSYSGGLFLYNRKNDSFINFKHNSNDKNSLGANDVRVIYEDNQQRIWIGTNGGGLSVFNPDKQNFTNYNTAAKNFPSSDVRAIEKDHNGHLWIGTYGAGLYLFNPQNGIYTAYNAQKGDIQDLSSGVVFALHFDSSNNKLWIGTQENGLILYDTQQKIAKKFSEKNGLANNTILAIQEDNGHQIWVSTNKGIAKVDLLTHKIYNFDHTDGLQSGQFNGGAAVYHRAGGFMCFGGTEGWNLFYPDQIKPLTYQPKVLITGVLLFGKSLMPDTESEKNTALPSQQIILQPNQSVFSIQYGAINYSYPDENQFAYKLEGLDKEWNFVNKQKSATYRYLEPGEYTFKVKAANKDHIWYDNYASIKVIVLPPWYKTWWAYLFYSALIGLLIFYYQLYKDRQNELKYQIQIAKIEAEKEKELNEKKISFFTHISHEFRTPLTLIINPIKELLYTDSQEKDISSLHIVYRNARRLLSLVDQLLLFRKADTERDSLKVARLNLKNLCEEVFLCFTHQAKEKQIQYDFICQQDHIEVYGDREKLEIALFNLISNALKFTPKEGKVALSITEIADSIIIKVEDSGAGIAPETGDKLFKMFYQVKNTQTKSAGGFGIGLYLTKTFINNHKGDITYHSTLGQGTIFTIRLLRGYEHLNPDTILNDDELNSVILEELADDHDLSISQQAELSDNEDSELTDEIYAEIKTMVMIDDNPQIRQYLKQIFKPYFKLHESDNGTDGLKLIEELLPDIVISDVMMQGMSGIELCTLMKKNTSLNHIPVILLTASTSSEIKLKGIEVGADDYISKPFEKDILLARVTGILKSRNDLQKYFFNEITLQSNNLKISSEYKDFLHQCIAIVEKHLTDPDFGVGVLATEIGMSPSGLYNRIKSICGQSPNNFIRFIRLRKAAEMLISTDNTVSETAFQVGVNDPKYFREQFFKLFGMNPSAYIKKYRKTFHNNHQIDKDILGKKTS, via the coding sequence ATGAGAATTTTTTTAGTAATAATATTATTAGTTTCATATAGCACGATAGCTCAACTCTCCGAGAGCCACCGTGTACTGCACTACAATCTCAAAGAAGGCTTATCGTTTGGTGTTGTCAACAGTATTGTACAAGATAATCAGGGCTTTATGTGGTTTGCTACCGACGACGGCCTCAATCGTTTTGATGGTATTACATTCAAAATCTTTAAGTTCGACTCCGAAAACCCATTTAGTATTCAAGGCAATTATATTCAGAGTATCTACAAAGACACCGATGGTATTTTGTGGATTACTTCCCGAAAAGGATTAGTCCGCTTCGATGCCAGCCATGAACGTTTTATTACGTCAAAACTGAGTAAAGAAGAACAATCGGACAACGATATTAGTGGTATCTACGAAGGTAAAAATGGCTACTTGTGGCTTACGTCTTCTACAAAAGGTTTGTTTAAATATCATAAAAAAACAAATGCTGTCGTCAATTATCGGCAGTCTAGCCTCCAAGGACTATCAAGTAATACCCTTTTGACTACCTACGAAGATTCGTCAGGTTTACTTTGGGTAGGCACACACAGCAAAGGGATTAATGTATTTAGCACAAAAAATAATAAGCTGGTTTTGACTCAACCCATTGGTGCTGAAAAGTTGTCCAATAATCGTATTAACTGTATTTACGAAGACCATTTTCATAATATTTGGCTCGCTACATCAAACGGCCTATATTTTTATCAAAGAACCGAAAACAAACTTATCCTGATTCATCCTTCGGCTACAACTCAGCTCAAAAGCCGTGTATTTCTGTCGTTGCTCGAAAATAAAAACCAGCAGCTTTTGGTAGGTATTCAAGACGGAGGCCTCTATCAGATAGATATTCAGTCTCGTTACAACGATACACCAAAAGTACCTTTTCGTGCTGTAAAAGGGAATAATGGCCAATCTTTTACCCAAAGGTCGGTACAGGCATTGTATGCCGACAAAGACAAAAATGTATGGGTAGGTACTTATGGCGAAGGGGTATATATGCTCGACAACAGCCAAGAGCGTTTTTTTAAGTTTCAACAAAAAATCATGGCCTATAACACCGAAAGCGATGTTCGATATTATGGTATGACCATCGATAACACTGGATTGTTGTGGCTCGGAACAGACGGAGATGGTATTTTTCAAACAACCAGTAATGGTGAAGTAAAAAAACATTATAAAGCCGACGGGAAAAAGGGTAGCCTAACCGATAATGCTATTTTGTCGGCCTTCAAAGATAGCCACAACAACCTTTGGTTTGGTTCATATTCGGGAGGGCTATTTTTGTATAACCGAAAAAATGATTCGTTTATTAATTTCAAGCATAATTCTAACGATAAAAATAGCCTTGGAGCCAACGACGTAAGGGTAATTTATGAAGATAACCAACAGCGTATTTGGATTGGTACAAATGGCGGTGGACTAAGTGTATTTAATCCCGACAAACAAAATTTTACCAACTATAATACAGCCGCTAAAAACTTTCCGTCTAGCGATGTCCGAGCTATTGAAAAAGACCATAATGGGCATTTGTGGATAGGTACTTATGGTGCAGGCCTGTATTTGTTCAATCCTCAAAATGGTATTTATACGGCCTACAATGCCCAAAAAGGCGATATTCAAGATTTATCTTCAGGTGTAGTTTTTGCACTGCATTTTGACTCCTCCAACAATAAACTGTGGATTGGCACACAAGAAAACGGCCTTATTTTGTACGATACTCAACAAAAAATAGCCAAAAAGTTTAGTGAAAAAAATGGTCTTGCCAATAATACTATTCTTGCCATTCAAGAAGACAATGGACACCAAATATGGGTAAGTACCAACAAGGGTATTGCTAAAGTCGACTTATTGACTCATAAAATCTATAATTTTGACCATACCGACGGCCTACAAAGTGGGCAATTCAATGGTGGTGCGGCGGTTTATCATCGAGCTGGTGGATTTATGTGTTTTGGGGGTACAGAAGGCTGGAATTTGTTTTACCCCGACCAAATAAAGCCCCTCACTTATCAGCCCAAAGTACTAATTACTGGCGTGCTGCTTTTCGGAAAATCATTGATGCCCGATACCGAAAGCGAGAAAAATACCGCTTTGCCATCACAACAAATTATTTTGCAACCTAACCAATCGGTATTTTCTATTCAATACGGAGCTATTAATTATTCATATCCCGACGAAAATCAATTTGCCTACAAACTCGAAGGTTTAGACAAAGAATGGAACTTTGTTAACAAACAAAAGTCGGCCACATATCGGTATTTAGAACCTGGCGAATATACTTTTAAGGTAAAAGCCGCCAACAAAGACCACATCTGGTATGACAACTACGCAAGTATTAAGGTAATAGTGCTACCGCCTTGGTACAAAACTTGGTGGGCATACCTGTTTTATTCGGCACTGATTGGCCTATTGATTTTTTATTATCAACTCTACAAAGACCGCCAAAACGAACTAAAATATCAAATACAAATTGCTAAAATTGAAGCCGAAAAAGAAAAAGAACTCAATGAAAAGAAAATTTCATTTTTTACCCATATTTCCCATGAATTCCGTACACCTCTAACCCTCATAATCAACCCAATTAAAGAGTTACTTTATACCGACTCGCAAGAAAAAGATATTAGTAGCTTACATATTGTATACCGCAATGCCCGTCGTTTGTTGAGCTTGGTAGACCAGCTATTGCTTTTTAGAAAAGCCGATACCGAACGGGATTCCCTAAAGGTAGCTAGACTAAACCTGAAAAATCTTTGTGAAGAAGTTTTTTTATGTTTCACTCATCAGGCCAAAGAAAAACAGATTCAATACGATTTTATCTGCCAACAAGACCATATAGAAGTATATGGCGACCGAGAAAAACTAGAAATAGCCCTCTTTAATTTGATTTCAAATGCCCTAAAATTTACCCCAAAAGAGGGCAAAGTGGCTTTATCTATCACAGAAATAGCCGACAGCATTATTATTAAAGTAGAAGACAGCGGAGCGGGTATTGCCCCCGAAACAGGCGATAAGCTATTCAAAATGTTTTATCAGGTCAAAAACACCCAAACCAAATCGGCGGGTGGCTTTGGCATTGGTTTGTACCTAACCAAAACATTTATCAATAACCACAAAGGCGATATTACCTATCATAGTACCCTTGGGCAGGGTACTATATTTACGATTCGGCTTTTAAGGGGCTACGAACACCTAAACCCCGATACAATTCTAAATGATGATGAACTCAATTCGGTTATTTTGGAAGAATTGGCCGACGACCACGATTTATCAATCAGTCAACAAGCTGAATTGTCTGATAATGAAGATAGCGAATTGACAGATGAAATTTATGCCGAAATAAAAACCATGGTGATGATCGACGATAACCCGCAGATTAGACAATACCTTAAACAAATATTTAAACCCTACTTTAAATTACATGAATCTGACAACGGCACAGATGGCCTAAAGCTTATAGAAGAATTGTTGCCCGATATTGTCATCAGCGATGTAATGATGCAGGGTATGAGTGGTATTGAACTGTGTACCTTAATGAAAAAGAATACAAGCCTCAACCATATTCCTGTTATATTATTGACAGCAAGTACTTCGTCCGAAATCAAACTAAAGGGTATAGAAGTAGGTGCCGACGACTATATCAGTAAGCCTTTTGAAAAAGACATTTTGTTGGCAAGGGTTACAGGGATACTAAAATCAAGAAATGATTTACAGAAATACTTTTTCAATGAAATAACACTGCAATCTAACAATCTCAAAATTTCGTCGGAGTACAAAGATTTTTTACATCAGTGTATTGCTATTGTTGAAAAGCACCTCACCGATCCTGACTTTGGAGTTGGGGTACTAGCTACCGAAATAGGCATGAGCCCATCGGGGCTATACAACCGTATTAAATCAATTTGTGGGCAATCGCCAAACAATTTTATCCGATTTATACGCCTCCGAAAAGCTGCCGAAATGCTTATTAGTACCGACAATACCGTGTCGGAAACAGCCTTTCAAGTTGGAGTAAACGACCCCAAATATTTTAGGGAACAATTCTTCAAATTATTTGGGATGAACCCATCGGCATATATCAAAAAATACCGAAAAACATTCCACAACAACCATCAGATTGATAAAGATATACTCGGAAAGAAAACCTCCTAA
- a CDS encoding RagB/SusD family nutrient uptake outer membrane protein: protein MNKIQLKYIKTGICAFALFASVSCQSDFLKEELTTQRSNAYYSTEEGIQAAVTGAYNQTFDVPLSGEVQFATTNYGTDEFHVGGDGSNSSWNNYDGGFKSIVTTVNSNTVAAERAWDMYYIAIGMANQVIKSASEITSTNNAIKKTALGEGYFLRAYNYLRLVRQYGAVPLKLNVSTTVELEFTREAPEKIYTQIIDDLSKAYDLLDNTSAPAKITKDAAAHYLAKAYLSRASEINDSWNTSTKAADLAKVVSLSDEVIARHPLANNFGDIWAYSKPNGTNETLPELILSAQFSDNLLATTFNNSHLYFTARYDDLPYMQRDLTGMRPFSRLAPTYFAYDVFDQINDSRFWKSFRTKSRCNNGSGKYSNGDLGLMFIINSPSDTRFTKTKYVDEIVYAKTNKTIPSVYVAHASDGKSLLTDVRFPSLSKHYDGARLAINEVRGYRDVILARSAETYLMAAEAKIRLANLGQGSYDAALSYINAVRKRAAYKAGEDRAAYTDGAAAYVVSQSGQNVNINSFMTENSYYESNNIPATTTTTVLEIPSITNLPAQDVAVINKLGYTSTYDKMLCLVLNERTRELCGEFHRWEDLSRTKTLITRAKAYNPGAANYIKDFHLLRPIPQTFLDGIYNGGKPLTIEQKTAIQNPGY, encoded by the coding sequence GGAGTTGACCACACAAAGAAGTAATGCTTACTACAGTACTGAAGAAGGTATTCAGGCTGCTGTAACAGGTGCTTACAACCAAACATTTGACGTACCATTGAGTGGTGAAGTTCAATTTGCTACAACTAACTATGGTACCGACGAATTTCATGTTGGTGGCGATGGCTCAAACAGTTCTTGGAACAACTACGATGGGGGTTTCAAATCTATTGTAACTACCGTAAACTCCAACACCGTAGCCGCCGAACGGGCTTGGGATATGTACTATATTGCTATTGGAATGGCAAACCAAGTGATTAAATCGGCCAGTGAAATTACTTCTACCAACAATGCAATCAAGAAAACAGCATTGGGCGAAGGGTACTTTTTGCGTGCATATAACTACCTCCGACTGGTTCGCCAATATGGTGCTGTACCGCTCAAATTGAATGTGAGTACTACCGTCGAGCTAGAGTTTACCCGTGAAGCTCCAGAAAAAATTTATACGCAAATCATCGACGATCTGTCTAAAGCCTACGATTTATTAGACAATACCTCAGCTCCTGCCAAAATTACCAAAGATGCAGCAGCTCATTATTTGGCCAAAGCGTATCTGTCAAGAGCCAGTGAAATCAATGACTCGTGGAATACGTCTACCAAAGCGGCTGACTTGGCAAAGGTAGTTTCGCTTTCTGACGAGGTGATTGCTCGACACCCATTAGCCAATAATTTTGGCGATATTTGGGCTTATAGCAAACCCAATGGAACAAACGAAACTTTGCCTGAACTAATTCTGTCGGCTCAGTTTTCAGACAATTTGTTGGCTACAACCTTCAACAACAGCCACTTGTATTTTACAGCTCGTTACGACGACCTTCCATATATGCAACGTGATTTGACAGGAATGAGACCTTTTAGCCGCTTAGCTCCTACGTATTTTGCATACGATGTATTTGACCAAATAAACGACTCAAGGTTCTGGAAAAGCTTTAGAACAAAAAGTAGATGCAATAATGGCAGTGGCAAATATTCTAATGGCGACCTTGGATTGATGTTTATTATCAATAGTCCATCAGACACCCGCTTTACCAAAACTAAATATGTTGATGAGATCGTCTATGCCAAAACCAATAAAACAATCCCTTCTGTTTATGTAGCACATGCTTCTGATGGAAAAAGCTTGTTGACCGACGTTCGATTCCCATCTCTTAGCAAACATTATGATGGAGCTCGTTTGGCTATTAACGAAGTTAGAGGATACCGAGATGTTATTCTTGCTAGGTCGGCAGAAACGTATTTGATGGCCGCCGAAGCAAAAATCCGTTTGGCCAACCTTGGTCAAGGTTCGTACGATGCAGCACTATCGTATATCAATGCTGTCAGAAAAAGAGCGGCTTATAAAGCTGGCGAAGACAGAGCGGCTTATACCGACGGTGCTGCCGCTTATGTGGTGTCTCAATCAGGACAAAACGTGAATATTAACTCATTTATGACCGAAAACTCTTACTATGAGTCAAACAATATTCCTGCTACAACTACTACAACGGTTCTTGAAATACCTAGTATTACTAACTTGCCAGCTCAAGATGTAGCGGTAATTAACAAACTGGGCTATACTTCTACCTACGACAAAATGTTGTGCTTGGTACTGAATGAAAGAACAAGAGAACTTTGCGGAGAATTTCACCGTTGGGAAGATTTGAGTAGAACCAAAACTTTGATTACAAGAGCCAAAGCCTATAATCCTGGTGCTGCTAACTATATCAAAGATTTCCATTTATTGAGACCTATCCCACAAACGTTCTTGGATGGTATTTATAACGGAGGAAAACCTTTGACAATAGAACAAAAAACAGCCATACAAAACCCTGGTTATTAA
- a CDS encoding SusC/RagA family TonB-linked outer membrane protein, protein MKKNLSYQQSLRCNEMGKVSLIQLGFYVLFCLSVVLFTTVAAFSQSDKKIAGTVLDEQGQPLAGANVQLKGSSIGVSADANGKYSLSVPNTASSLIFSFIGYASQEVPIANKSTIDVKLVLENMALGEVVVVGYGTQKKTTLTGSVSDVKGSEIVKSPQPNLSNSLAGRFSGFVANNRGGEPGYDGSSYTIRGFASTGNNDVLIVVDGVPGQVGGLERLDPNDIESISILKDASAAVYGSRAANGVILVTTKRGDKGKPTISYSFNQGFSSPTRLPKLANSATYATILNEIDYYNNPAGGMNQYYSADEITKFANGSDPINYPNTNWQKEALKNVALQNQHSLTVSGGSDNTKYYLSVGTIYQDGLYRNGATQYNQYNFRSNVDANITENFKVSLSLAGRQEDRQYPTSSAGNVFRSIYRAYPTVVSIYPNGLPSTGVENNNPVILGTAAGGINKNPTTVFNGILRASYNIAAVKGLSLDGFYSADRSYSFTKNFSTPYPLYSFDKNTGTYNRVITGGSAGAATLSEEQTNISSTVQNIKLNYAIKAQKHDLNMFVAYEQSQNRQEKFGASRINYPTVSTPELSQGGAAATDKNNYGSSSNFTRKSYISRIAYNFDEKYLAEIQMRVDGSSIFPDGKQYGFFPSFSAGWRVSEEAWFKNSVTFIDDLKLRASYGSLGNDNVGQFQYYNNYSFNNTYVIGANTINPGIDLTKLANPNITWEVAKKTDIGFNTTVLKNISWEFIYFKQQRSNILAARNASIPNVSGIVNPYGSASLVPDQNIGKVSNQGIETSVSYRHTGAFRYNVSANFTYAKSNIEFIDEAAGALDYQRQTGRPLNTYLLYKAIGIFRTQDELDKYPHVNGARLGDLILEDYNKDGKITANDQIRTQYGNIPQITFGLVFSAGYKNFDASMVLSGQTNVSQYVLPESGQVGNFYSSWADNRWSPSNPDGTYPRVDTRASSSINGGLYNNTFWLNDASFVRLKNLELGYTLPNTLLNSLKIKQLRVYANAFNLLTFTGVKDYDPEGNSSSGQFYPQQRIINLGVNVKF, encoded by the coding sequence ATGAAAAAAAATCTATCATATCAACAGAGTTTACGCTGTAATGAAATGGGGAAAGTAAGTCTTATTCAACTAGGATTTTATGTTCTTTTTTGCCTTAGCGTAGTACTTTTTACAACGGTGGCTGCATTTTCGCAATCTGACAAAAAGATTGCTGGGACAGTATTAGACGAACAAGGCCAACCACTTGCTGGAGCTAATGTTCAGCTAAAAGGTTCGAGTATCGGCGTTTCGGCAGATGCAAACGGAAAGTATTCGCTGAGTGTGCCCAATACAGCAAGCTCATTGATTTTTTCTTTTATTGGATATGCTTCGCAAGAAGTGCCTATTGCCAATAAATCTACTATAGATGTCAAGTTGGTATTAGAAAATATGGCTTTAGGCGAAGTAGTGGTAGTGGGGTATGGTACACAGAAAAAAACTACATTGACGGGTTCGGTGTCGGATGTAAAAGGTAGCGAAATTGTAAAAAGTCCACAGCCCAACCTATCCAATTCACTGGCAGGTCGTTTTTCTGGATTTGTGGCCAACAACAGAGGTGGCGAGCCTGGTTATGACGGTTCAAGTTATACGATTCGTGGATTTGCTTCTACTGGCAACAACGACGTTCTGATTGTTGTAGATGGCGTGCCTGGGCAAGTGGGTGGATTAGAACGCCTCGACCCCAACGATATCGAAAGTATTTCTATTTTGAAAGATGCCTCGGCCGCAGTATATGGTAGTAGAGCAGCCAACGGTGTTATTTTGGTAACTACCAAAAGAGGCGACAAAGGCAAACCTACTATTTCGTATAGCTTCAATCAAGGATTTAGCTCGCCAACCAGATTACCAAAATTGGCCAATTCTGCTACTTATGCTACTATTTTGAATGAAATAGACTATTATAATAACCCTGCTGGAGGAATGAATCAATATTATTCGGCCGATGAAATCACAAAGTTTGCGAATGGTTCTGACCCTATCAATTACCCAAATACCAATTGGCAAAAAGAAGCTTTGAAAAATGTTGCTTTACAAAATCAACACAGCCTTACGGTAAGTGGTGGTTCTGATAACACCAAATACTACCTATCTGTTGGTACGATTTATCAAGATGGACTTTATCGCAACGGAGCTACGCAGTACAATCAGTACAATTTTAGGTCGAATGTAGATGCTAATATTACCGAAAACTTTAAAGTAAGCCTTTCATTGGCAGGTCGCCAAGAAGACCGCCAATATCCAACATCAAGTGCAGGCAATGTTTTCCGTTCTATTTACCGAGCATACCCAACAGTAGTATCTATTTATCCCAATGGTTTGCCATCTACAGGTGTTGAAAACAACAACCCTGTTATCTTGGGTACTGCCGCAGGAGGTATCAACAAAAACCCAACTACGGTATTCAATGGAATTTTGAGAGCTAGCTACAATATTGCTGCCGTAAAAGGCTTATCACTCGACGGATTTTATTCGGCCGACAGATCATATAGTTTTACCAAAAACTTTAGTACGCCTTATCCCCTTTACTCGTTCGATAAAAATACAGGAACGTACAATCGTGTAATTACAGGTGGTTCGGCTGGAGCAGCAACCTTGTCGGAAGAACAAACCAATATTTCATCTACGGTACAAAATATCAAATTGAATTATGCTATTAAAGCTCAAAAGCACGATTTGAATATGTTTGTAGCATACGAACAAAGCCAAAATAGACAAGAGAAATTTGGTGCTTCAAGAATCAATTATCCAACGGTATCCACCCCCGAATTGTCGCAAGGTGGTGCAGCCGCAACCGATAAAAACAACTACGGAAGTAGCTCTAATTTTACAAGAAAAAGTTATATCAGTAGAATTGCCTATAATTTTGACGAAAAATATTTGGCCGAAATCCAAATGCGTGTAGATGGCTCTTCGATTTTTCCAGATGGTAAGCAATATGGTTTCTTCCCGTCGTTTTCGGCAGGATGGAGAGTTTCGGAAGAAGCTTGGTTTAAAAACAGTGTCACCTTCATCGACGACCTCAAGCTAAGAGCTTCTTATGGTTCGTTAGGGAACGATAATGTTGGTCAGTTTCAGTATTATAACAACTACTCGTTCAACAATACCTATGTTATCGGAGCTAACACCATCAACCCCGGTATTGATTTAACCAAATTAGCCAACCCCAATATTACTTGGGAAGTAGCCAAGAAAACAGATATTGGATTTAATACAACTGTTCTCAAAAATATCTCATGGGAGTTTATCTATTTTAAACAACAACGCTCAAACATTTTGGCTGCCAGAAATGCTTCTATTCCAAATGTATCGGGTATTGTAAACCCTTATGGGTCGGCATCGTTGGTACCAGACCAAAACATTGGTAAAGTAAGCAACCAAGGCATTGAAACAAGTGTAAGCTATCGCCATACAGGGGCTTTCAGGTACAATGTTTCGGCCAACTTTACTTATGCCAAAAGCAATATCGAGTTTATCGACGAAGCAGCAGGTGCTTTAGATTATCAGCGTCAAACAGGCCGACCACTCAATACCTATTTGTTATATAAAGCGATTGGTATTTTCAGAACGCAAGACGAACTTGATAAATACCCGCACGTTAACGGAGCAAGACTAGGCGATTTAATCCTTGAGGATTATAATAAAGATGGAAAAATCACAGCCAATGACCAAATCAGAACGCAATATGGCAATATTCCTCAAATTACGTTTGGTTTAGTATTCAGTGCTGGATACAAAAACTTCGACGCATCAATGGTATTATCAGGACAAACCAACGTAAGCCAATATGTATTGCCAGAGTCGGGGCAGGTAGGAAATTTCTATAGCAGTTGGGCCGACAACAGATGGAGTCCAAGCAATCCAGACGGTACATACCCACGTGTAGACACCCGAGCGTCTTCGTCAATCAATGGCGGTCTTTATAACAATACTTTTTGGTTAAATGACGCGTCGTTTGTTCGCCTCAAAAACCTCGAATTAGGTTATACTCTACCAAATACCCTATTGAATTCTTTGAAAATAAAACAACTTCGTGTGTATGCCAATGCCTTCAACTTGCTCACTTTTACGGGTGTAAAAGATTATGACCCAGAAGGTAACAGCAGCAGTGGGCAGTTTTACCCACAACAAAGAATCATCAACTTAGGTGTAAATGTTAAGTTTTAA